A segment of the Lycium ferocissimum isolate CSIRO_LF1 chromosome 5, AGI_CSIRO_Lferr_CH_V1, whole genome shotgun sequence genome:
AGTAACTTAGACATGTTATGGACACCCACCTGGCATTCTGTCAGACAGTCCAAGGGAACGACAGAGATCAGCAGCTTGGCGACGTCGTGAAACCATTGGAAGCAACTTGAATAAATCATCCTGGTTGAAGTTAGAACTAATATCAAAAGTAGCTAGAAGCTGTAAAAATGCATGAGCCTCCAAGGAATTCCCATTATTTGCACCAATGTCAAGTTCATCTAACTTAGGTTTCCACCCTTTAGCAATCACTTTTGCACGTTCCTTTACATTTTCAGATATTATTCTTGACATAGAATCAATTTCCAGGGTGGTTAATAAAATGCTAAGGCATTCCATTAGCATAATACAAGTTCGTCGAAGGCCTAAAAGATTTGCATCCTTTTTAGCATCAGAAATTGACACTTCTGAGGGATAGAAACCCTTGAGTGAGTCCAGAACAAGAGAGGCAGGGTCATCTGCAGCTCTTAAAGCAAGTGGAATCTCCTCCCTTACAGCAGCCAGGTTCCTGAGGTTGTCTGATATAAATTTATGGAGGCTGTCTGAATCCATGTCTTGGCATAGCTTCACTAGCTCTGGATAAGACTTGACTTCCACAATTGCAGTCTCAGAATGTTTTCTATTATCCTCTGTATAAGTCTCATTTGCCCCAGAAATGGGCTTTGCCTCCAGAAAAGATGGGCCACCTTGCTCCTCCGCACTGTTAATAACTACAGGCTCTGCTGAATAAGGTTTCCTTTGCTTCTCCAGAACAATAGCAATGGCAGAGACGGCTGCATCCCTTTTCTCCTGGAGTCTCTCAAGTGAAGCTTGATCCTTAGCAATAACAGCTGCTTGACGCTTCTCTAATAGCTCATTAGATTGAACTATTTTTGTTTCAAACTCCTTCTCTTGTTCTTCCAGTTCAGTGAAACGCCTTTTCAAGGACCTCTGCAGCCCATCAAAGTGTTCTTCAA
Coding sequences within it:
- the LOC132056755 gene encoding FRIGIDA-like protein 3, which produces MEDTQSVATLMDSTTSKIHQLQKAFAELESHRAITLNLKWKQLEEHFDGLQRSLKRRFTELEEQEKEFETKIVQSNELLEKRQAAVIAKDQASLERLQEKRDAAVSAIAIVLEKQRKPYSAEPVVINSAEEQGGPSFLEAKPISGANETYTEDNRKHSETAIVEVKSYPELVKLCQDMDSDSLHKFISDNLRNLAAVREEIPLALRAADDPASLVLDSLKGFYPSEVSISDAKKDANLLGLRRTCIMLMECLSILLTTLEIDSMSRIISENVKERAKVIAKGWKPKLDELDIGANNGNSLEAHAFLQLLATFDISSNFNQDDLFKLLPMVSRRRQAADLCRSLGLSDRMPGVIDILVSKGRHIDAVNLTFAFELTERFSPVSLLKSYLNEASKASSPVKSGNASPTVQNDVNEKELAALKSVIKCIEDHELQEQYPADNLQKRILQLEKAKADKKRATEVVKPQTKRPRANGVGNGPRVTTVAADKNYYDARATDRYPQYVYDRPYAYTVSSDTHVPSFLGTPAYSVSSGHGNFFGNGYHYQAAYLH